The genomic window TCTCTCTGCGTGTGCCTGTCGCACCCCTAAGACACACAACCCCGCCCGCGCATAACAGCCGCCGGATGTGACCTGCGTCTCTCCCGGCATCGGTGACACGCACGCCTGCGGATTCGTGGACGCCGAGGCCGGGCAGGGAGCGGGCAGGGGAGGTCGAGACGGAGGCCGAGGGCCGGGCTGCCCGCATCCATATTCGGCAAAGTATTGACCTCCGTTAGCAATCTGCCTAACCTCCGGACGAGAAGGCGAGCGTCTCGGCTCGCTCCCGGACGAGGAGCTCGGTCATGCCGAACCTGTCAGTCGCACCCCCCAACCGGACACAGCTCCGGCGCGCGGTGACCTCCAGCTTCCTGGGCAGCGTCATCGAGTATTACGACTTCCTGCTCTACGCCACGGCCTCGGCCGTCGTCTTCAACAAGGTCTTCTTCTCCTCCCTCGACTCGCTCGCGGCGACGGTCGCCAGCTTCGGCACGTTCGCCACGGGCTACCTGGCCAGGCCGCTCGGCGGAGTGATCTTCGGTCACTACGGCGACCGGCTGGGGCGCAAGCGCATGCTCGTGCTGACGATGACCCTGATGGGTGTCGCCAGCTTCCTCATCGGCCTGCTTCCCACCTACGCGCAGATCGGCAGCCTCGCGCCCATCGCGCTGGTCGTGCTGCGGATCCTGCAGGGCGTGGCCGTCGGCGGCGAGTGGGGCGGCGCGGTCCTCATGTCCGCCGAGCACGCGACCAGCAGGCGCGGCCTGTGGGCGAGCTTCACCAACGCCGGGGCCCCCTTCGGCATGGTGCTGTCCACGGCGGCGCTCACCGGCACGGCCGCCGTCATGGACGAGCAGGCGTTCCTGAGCTGGGGCTGGCGGGTGCCGTTCCTGATCAGCATCGTGCTGGTGGCGGTCGGCCTGTTCGTCCGGCTGCGGGTCGAGGAGACACCGGTGTTCGAGGCCGCCAGGGAGCGGGCGCCCCGGATGCCGCTGCTGGAGGTGCTCCGCGACCACCCGAAGACCCTCCTGCTCGGGGTCGGCGTCGGGCTGTCGGCCTTCGTGGCCCAGGGCACGCTCACCACCTACCTCATCGCGTACGGCGTGCGCGCCGGCTTCGCCCGGCAGGCGGTGCTCAACGCGCTCACGCTCTCGTCCGCGCTGGCCGTCCTGGGCATCGTCGGCTGGTCGGCGGTGTCCGACCGGGTCGGACGCCGCCCGGTCGTGCTGGCGGGCGCGGTGCTCATGGCGGTGTTCGGCTTCGTGCTCTTCCCGATGGTGGACTCCGGCAGCACGGCCGTGCTCGCCGTCGCGCTCGTGCTCGGCCAGGCCGTCATCCACCCGCTGATGTTCGGCCCGCTGGCGGCGTTGTACTCCGAGCTGTTCACCACCGGGAGCCGCTACACGGGCGCCTCGCTCGGCTACCAGATCGCCGGGCTCGGCGCCGGCCTGGCGCCGCTGCTGTTCGCCCAGCTCGACGCGTCGACCGGCGGCGGGACGACGACGATCTCAGTGATCATCGCCGCGTGCTGCCTGCTGACCGTGGCCTGCGTCCTGGCGCTGCGCGAGACCAGCCGCCACGACCTGACCTCGGTCGCCCCGGTGGCGCCGTCGGGTCAGGTCGCCGACACGGCGAAACCGTCCTCCGCCTGACAAGGGGGTGCCGCCTATGCGCAACGCAGGACTGGGAGGCTGGCCGGCGCGCCGGGCCCAGATGAGCCCGGGCCGCACCGCGTTCGTGTTCGAGGACCGGTCGCTCAGCTACGCGGAGGTCCACGAGCGGACGACGAGACTCGCGTCGCGGCTGCGCGAGGCGGGTGTGCGGGCGGGGGACCGGGTCGCCTACCTGGGGCCCAACCACGTCGCCTTCGCCGAGACCATGTTCGCCGCCCACGTGCTCGGCGCGATCTTCGTGCCGCTGAACTTCCGGCTGGCCGCGCCCGAGATCGCGTACATGCTGGCGGACTCGGGCGCGGCGGTCCTCGTCTACGCGCCGGAGTGCGCGGCCGTGGTCCGCGAGATCCCCGGCCCGCCGGGCCCGCACACGGTCGTCGCGCTGGAGTCGCCCGCGGAGGGGGAGCGGCACTACGAGACCTGGCTGTCGCAGGGCGACCCCACGCCGATCGACGTCGCGGTGACGCTCGACGACGTCGCCCTCATCCTCTACACCTCCGGCACCACCGGACGGCCCAAGGGCGCCATGCTGACCCACGCCAACCTCGCGTGGAACTGCTTCCACATGCTGATCGGCGTGGACGTGGCGGGCACCGAGGTCACGCTGATCAGCGCGCCGCTGTTCCACGTGGCGGCCCTGAACCAGACGCTGCTGCCGACCTTCCTCAAGGGCGGCACCTCGGTGATCATGCCGTTCTGGGACGTCGACCGGTGCTACGACCTCATCGAGAAGCACCGGGTCACCTGGATGTTCGGGGTCACCGCGATGTTCGCGGCGTTCGCGCGGTCGCCGCGCTGGCCGCACGCCGACCTGTCCTCGCTGCGCACCCTCATGTCCGGGGGAGCGGCCATCCCGGTCGCGTTGATCCGCGCCTACCAGGAGCGGGGCCTGGTCTTCTGCCAGGGCTACGGGATGACCGAGACCGCGCCGGGCGCGACCTTCCTGGAGGCGGGCGAGAGCGTGCGCAAGGTGGGCTCGGCCGGGGTGCCGGTCTTCTTCGCCGACGTGCGCGTGGTCCGGCCCGACCTCACCCCCGTCGCGCCCGGCGAGCCGGGCGAGGTGCTCGTCCGGGGGCCGAACGTGACCCCCGGCTACTGGCGGAACCCGGAGGCGAGCGCCGCCGCGCTCACCGAGGACGGCTGGTTCCGCTCCGGCGACATCGCCACCCTGGACGACGAGGGTCACCTCCACATCGTCGACCGGGTGAAGGACATGTACATCTCCGGCGGTGAGAACGTCTATCCGGCGGAGGTCGAGAGCGTGCTCTTCGAGCACCCCGCCGTGGCGGAGGCCGCCGTGGTCGGGGTGCCGGACGAGCGGTGGGGCGAGGTCGGCCGCGCCTTCGTCGTGCCGCGCCCCGGCGCCGCCGTCACCCCCGGCGAGCTGCGGGGCTTCCTCCGCCCGCGGCTCGCGAAGTACAAGATCCCGGTCTACGTCGACGTCGTCGGCGCGCTGCCTAAGACCGGCTCCGGCAAGATCCGCAAACCCGACCTGCGCAGGCGGCCCCTGCCCGCCGCCCCCGAGGAGTGAGTTGTGATCGTCACCGAATTCGCGCGCAACCAGTGGTACGTGGCCGCCTACGGCCACGAGGTGGGCCGGCGTCAGCTCGGCCGTACCGTCCTGAACGAGCCGATCCTGCTCTGGCGCACCGAGGACGGGCGGGCCGTGGCGATGGCCGACCGCTGCGTGCACCGCCGGTTCCCGCTGTCCGAATCGCCCAGTCACCTGGTGGGCGACCGCGTCGTGTGCGGCTACCACGGCTTCACCTACGGTCCGGACGGCGTCTGCGTCGCCGTGCCCGCGCAGCAGCGGATCCCGCGCACCGCGCGGCTGCGCACCTACCCCGTGGTGGAGCAGGACTCGTTCGTCTGGGTGTGGATCGGGGACCGCGAGCCGGGCGACACGCTGCCGCCGCGCGCTCCCTGGCTGGTCTCGCCCGACTACGCCACGGTGTGCGGGATGGAGCCGCTGAACGCGCGGTACGGCCTGCTCGTGGACAACCTCCTCGACCTGTCCCACGAGACGTACCTGCACGGCGGGTACATCGGCACCCCCGAGGTGGCCGAGACCCCGATCACCACCGAGGTCGACGAGGACGCGGGGATCGTCTACGTCAGCCGCCACATGGACGACGCGGCCTGCCCGCCGTTCTACGCCGAGTCGACCGGCATCAAGGGCCGCATCACCCGCTGGCAGGACATCGAGTATCACCCGCCGTGCCTGTACCTGCTGCACAGCCGGGTCGCCCCGGTCGGGTCGCCCCCGCCCGCCGCCGACGGCACCGACCCGCACGCCTTCCACGTCGAGGTCGTGTACGCGATCACTCCGTCGACGGAGAACAGCACCTACGACTTCTGGGCGGTGGCGCGCGACTTCGCGCTCGACGACGAGAAGGTCTCCGACTTCCTGCGGGACAGCAACCGCACCGTCGTGCTGCAGGACGTGGCCGCGCTCGACACGCTGGAGCAGGTCCTCGCCCGGGAGCCGGACCGCTACCAGGAGCTGTCGGTGAACATCGACACCGGCGGCCTGGCCGCCCGCCGCCTGCTCGCCAAGATGGCCCAGGCCGGGGCCGTGCGACCGGAGGCCGCCGCCCGATGAACGCGGACGACGCCGGGGCGCGGGCCGGCCGCACCGTCTACCGCATCCGCTGGCTGCCGGGGACGGACCGGCTGCACGCCTCCTGCTTCTGCGGGGCGCAGCGGGAGTTCGAGGACCCGGTGGTCCTGTGGGACTGGCTGCTCGGCCATCCCGAGGGCCACCGGCCCGGCCGCGCGGCGGCGCAGGACGCGCCGGCCCCGGCCGCCGCGCTCGTCTGAGACACGAGCCACGAGACACGAGGGGGGTTTCGACGGCCATGCCCGTCACCGAACCGGAGCTCGACCTGAAGGTGGCGGGCAGGACGATCGCCGCCGAGGGCGTCGTCCTCCTGCGTCTGGTCCGTCCCGACGGCGGCCCGCTGCCGCCCTGGACGCCGGGCGCCCACGTCGACCTGCTGCTCGCCCCGGGACTGGTCAGGCAGTACTCGCTGTGCGGCGATCCCGCCGACCCCTCCGCCTTCCAGGTGGCGGTGCTGCGGGAGCCCGCCGGGCGGGGCGGCTCCGCGTACGTGCACGACCGGGTCGCGGAGGGCGACACGATCCGGGTGCGCGGTCCCCGCAACCGTTTCGCCCTCGCCGAGTCATCCCGCTACCTGTTCGTCGCCGGAGGCATCGGCGTCACCCCGATCCTGCCCATGGTCGAGGAGGCGGCGCGGCGCGGAGCCGACTGGCGGCTGGTGTACGGCGGGCGCACCCGGGCCTCGATGGCGTTCGCCGACCGGCTCGCGCGGGACCACCCCGGCAGGGTGGAGCTGTGCCCGCAGGACGAGACCGGCCTGCTCGACCTCGACGCGCTGCTCGGCGTCCCCCGCGCCGGCACCCTCGTCTACTGCTGCGGTCCCGAGCCGCTGCTGGCGGCGGCCAAGGAGCGGTGCGCCTCCTGGCCCGAGGGCGCGCTGCGGGTCGAGCGCTTCGCGCCCGCGGCCACGGACGAGGCCGGGCCTTCGGCCGCGTTCGAGGTGGAGCTGGCCCTGACCGGCACGACGCTGACCGTGCCGGAGGACCGCTCGATCCTGGAGGTGGTGGAGGAGGCCGGGGTCGCGGTGCTGTCCTCCTGCCGCGAGGGCACCTGCGGCACCTGCGAGACCGTCGTGCTCGACGGCGTCCCCGACCACCGCGACCACCTGCTCACCGAGCAGGAGCGCGCGGCCGGGGACGTCATGTTCGTCTGCGTGTCGCGGGCGCGATCTCCCCGCCTCGTCCTCGAGCTCTGATGTCCCCGAACTTCGGGGCGATC from Microbispora sp. ZYX-F-249 includes these protein-coding regions:
- a CDS encoding MFS transporter, with the protein product MPNLSVAPPNRTQLRRAVTSSFLGSVIEYYDFLLYATASAVVFNKVFFSSLDSLAATVASFGTFATGYLARPLGGVIFGHYGDRLGRKRMLVLTMTLMGVASFLIGLLPTYAQIGSLAPIALVVLRILQGVAVGGEWGGAVLMSAEHATSRRGLWASFTNAGAPFGMVLSTAALTGTAAVMDEQAFLSWGWRVPFLISIVLVAVGLFVRLRVEETPVFEAARERAPRMPLLEVLRDHPKTLLLGVGVGLSAFVAQGTLTTYLIAYGVRAGFARQAVLNALTLSSALAVLGIVGWSAVSDRVGRRPVVLAGAVLMAVFGFVLFPMVDSGSTAVLAVALVLGQAVIHPLMFGPLAALYSELFTTGSRYTGASLGYQIAGLGAGLAPLLFAQLDASTGGGTTTISVIIAACCLLTVACVLALRETSRHDLTSVAPVAPSGQVADTAKPSSA
- a CDS encoding acyl-CoA synthetase yields the protein MRNAGLGGWPARRAQMSPGRTAFVFEDRSLSYAEVHERTTRLASRLREAGVRAGDRVAYLGPNHVAFAETMFAAHVLGAIFVPLNFRLAAPEIAYMLADSGAAVLVYAPECAAVVREIPGPPGPHTVVALESPAEGERHYETWLSQGDPTPIDVAVTLDDVALILYTSGTTGRPKGAMLTHANLAWNCFHMLIGVDVAGTEVTLISAPLFHVAALNQTLLPTFLKGGTSVIMPFWDVDRCYDLIEKHRVTWMFGVTAMFAAFARSPRWPHADLSSLRTLMSGGAAIPVALIRAYQERGLVFCQGYGMTETAPGATFLEAGESVRKVGSAGVPVFFADVRVVRPDLTPVAPGEPGEVLVRGPNVTPGYWRNPEASAAALTEDGWFRSGDIATLDDEGHLHIVDRVKDMYISGGENVYPAEVESVLFEHPAVAEAAVVGVPDERWGEVGRAFVVPRPGAAVTPGELRGFLRPRLAKYKIPVYVDVVGALPKTGSGKIRKPDLRRRPLPAAPEE
- a CDS encoding aromatic ring-hydroxylating dioxygenase subunit alpha, with translation MIVTEFARNQWYVAAYGHEVGRRQLGRTVLNEPILLWRTEDGRAVAMADRCVHRRFPLSESPSHLVGDRVVCGYHGFTYGPDGVCVAVPAQQRIPRTARLRTYPVVEQDSFVWVWIGDREPGDTLPPRAPWLVSPDYATVCGMEPLNARYGLLVDNLLDLSHETYLHGGYIGTPEVAETPITTEVDEDAGIVYVSRHMDDAACPPFYAESTGIKGRITRWQDIEYHPPCLYLLHSRVAPVGSPPPAADGTDPHAFHVEVVYAITPSTENSTYDFWAVARDFALDDEKVSDFLRDSNRTVVLQDVAALDTLEQVLAREPDRYQELSVNIDTGGLAARRLLAKMAQAGAVRPEAAAR
- a CDS encoding PDR/VanB family oxidoreductase, yielding MPVTEPELDLKVAGRTIAAEGVVLLRLVRPDGGPLPPWTPGAHVDLLLAPGLVRQYSLCGDPADPSAFQVAVLREPAGRGGSAYVHDRVAEGDTIRVRGPRNRFALAESSRYLFVAGGIGVTPILPMVEEAARRGADWRLVYGGRTRASMAFADRLARDHPGRVELCPQDETGLLDLDALLGVPRAGTLVYCCGPEPLLAAAKERCASWPEGALRVERFAPAATDEAGPSAAFEVELALTGTTLTVPEDRSILEVVEEAGVAVLSSCREGTCGTCETVVLDGVPDHRDHLLTEQERAAGDVMFVCVSRARSPRLVLEL